A stretch of DNA from Paenibacillus sp.:
CGTTGGACGCGCTGCTCGAAGAACACGGCATCCCGATCACGGTGCGCCACCATGCGCTGGAGGATTCGCTCATGACCGCCCGGCTGTGGGTATCGTTCCTGCGGCGCATTCGCGACCGGAACATCCAGACGCTCGGCGATCTGTATTCGTATCTCAGTCAGTCATGAAGAACCGAAAAACAAGCCCCCGAAGCGGATGAACCCGCGGTCGGGGGCTTGCTTGCGCCGTTCACGCTTTTTGAGGCTTGCGCGCGATATTCGGCTCCGGCCGAACTAGGAAGAAGATCAGCGCGAGCGCGATGGCCGCCAACGCCGACAGCATGATGAAGACGATGTTTTCGTTCTTCTCCATCAAGAAGCCGATCAGCGGCGGACCCGCGGCGACGCCAAGAAAGCGAAGGCTGTTGTAAATCGACGTAATCATCCCGCGCTGGCTTTTGTCGACCGAGCCCGTAATCATCGTGTTGAGACACGGGAGAAGAAGTCCGGTGCCGACGGAGCTGAGCGTGATGAGCGTCATGAAGAGCACAAGGTGCTCTTTGTTCCAAACGAGCGTAAGCCCGAGCGAGACGGTGGACAGCGCGAGGCCGATGTTCATGAGCCATCGCATAAGGGTGCCGTTTTTCTTAATGACGCTGCCCGTCGTATACGAGGTGATGACGAGACCGGCGAGCGGAATCGCCAGCACAAGCCCTTTCACGACGCCGTCCAAATTGTACGGCTTCTCCTCCAATATTTCCGACAAATAAAACAAAATGCCGAACAGCGTGAACAGCCCGAGGCTGCCGGCGAAAAACGACGTGACCAGCCAGCGTCCTTTCCCCTTGAAAATGCGGGCGAGCGAGTGGAGATATTCGCCGATCGGCTGCTTGGCGTTCGACTTCTCTTTCGGCTCTTTAATGAGGAAAATGACGGCGAGCAGCGACAGCACGCAAAACAGCGGGAACGCGAAGAACGCGGCGTACCAGACGATCAATGCGAGCGCCGCGCCCAGGATCGGGCTGACGACTTTGCCGAAGCCGTTCGACGCTTCCGTCAGACCGAGCGCCTTCGATTCCGTGGCGCCGTTATACAAGTCCCCGACGAGCGCCATGGCGATCGGCGCCGTACCGGCCGCGCCCAACCCCTGCAGCGCGCGGGCCCATATAACGACGTTGTACGACCCCCACACGGCCCCGAAGCCCGCAAGCACCCCGGCGGCCCCGTAGACGATCAGCGACGGGATGATGATCGCTTTGCGCCCGAGACGGTCGGACAAATAACCGACGACGGGAATGAACACGCCGGCGGTAACGGAAAACAGCGTGATGACCAAACTGCTCTTAAAGTCGCTGACGTGCAGCTCCCGCTGCATATCCGGTAAAATCGGGACGAGCATGGAGTTCCCGAGAACGAGCACGAGCGGAATGCTGGCGATGGCGATGAACTCCCACAGTTTACCCTTCGTTTGCGGGCCGCCTTTGTCGCCGCCGGCGCCGCGCTGTTTCGGTTTCGCCTGCTCGTCGTCATGCTCCGCGATTTGGCTTTCGAAGGAAATGTTCAGCTTGCGCGATTTCGCTTTTTCCAACCCGAATCGACCCCTCATCAAGCAGAATAATCCTAATGTGCCCGACGCCCGAACAAGGAATACGGGGAAAGCGATGGCAGAATAAAGGAGAACGAAGGGGTTGGAAGTCGAAAGCGAAAACGGGTATGATATGTAACGTAAGGAGGATGCTGCGGATGAAAAGAACGTTATTCGCGCTGGCGCTCGTCTTCGCTCTGGCGGGCATCGCGGTGATTCAGCAGTTCGCTTGGGCCGAGACGACCGCGCTGCCGACCGAGGAAGCGCCGGAGATCGGCTTTCTGGCGCCGAAATTCGAGCTGGAGACGCTTGCGGGAGACAAGCTGGGCATCGCCCGGGGCGAGCTGGAGAAGCCCGTCATCGTCAATTTCTGGGCGTCCTGGTGCGATCCGTGCCGGATGGAAGCTCCGATCTTGTCCGATCTCTACCTGAAATATAAGGATCAAGTCGAAATTTACGGCGTCAACGGCACCATGTACGACGACATGGCCTCCGTCGAGGCGTTCGTGAAGCAGTACAAATACGAATTTCCGATTTTGCTGGACCGCGATAACGAGGTGTACAAGTCTTACCGCGTGCTGGGATACCCGACGAGCTACTTCATCGACCGGAACGGCGTCGTCCGCGACGTCATCATCGGGCTGCCGGGGCACGAGGAATTCGAATCGCGCGTGAAACGATTGATCGAAGGGTAACCTAAAGGCCGCCGGCGGAGCTGATCGCTCCTGTCCGGCGGCCTTCGTAGTCATGCGGAGATGAAGTTAGTGATTGACGATGCCGATGCGCTCGGACCGCTCCTCGCGGTTTTCGATGACGGCCGGCCGGCCGATGAGCGCGTACCGGATGCTGTCGAGGATCGCTTCCCAGCTCGCTTCGATAACGTTCTCGCTGACGCCGACCGTGCTCCAGGTCGCGTCGAAATCGGACGACTCGATCAGCACCCGCACTTTGGCGGCGGTCGCGTCGCGATCGTTGATGACGCGCACCTTGTAGTCGGTCAGATGAATGTTGCGGATGTCCGGATAGAACCCCTCGAGCGCCTTGCGGAGCGCGTTGTCGAGCGCGTTCACCGGACCGTTGCCTTCCGCGGCCGTATACACCGTTTCGCCGTGGACTTTGACCTTGAGTATGGCTTCCGACGCGACCGGATTGTCGCCGATCTTCTCGACGAGCAGCTTGAACGATTCGATCGAGAACACATGCTCTTCCTTGTCGAACGCCTTGCGGATGAGCAGCTCGAGCGACGCGTCGGCGCCTTCGAATTGGTAGCCTTTGTGCTCGAGGTCCTTGATCGTTTGGATCAGGCGTTTCGTCGATTCGTTCTCCAGGTTGAAGTCGAGATTCAGTTCCTGCGCCTTGAACACCAAGTTGCTCTGGCCGGCGAGCTCGGAGACGAGCACGCGCTGGCGGTTGCCGACGAGCTCCGGCTGAATGTGCTCGTACGTCTTGGAGTGGCGCAGCACGGCGGATACGTGAATGCCGCCCTTATGCGCGAACGCGGCGCTGCCGACGTACGGCTGGTTGACCGGCATGCTGACGTTCGCGATTTCGCTCACGTACCGCGCCGTGTTCGTCAGCGTGCTCAGCTGCTCTTCGCTGATGACGCGGTAGCCGAGCTTCAGCTGCAAATTCGGAATGACGGAGACGAGGTTGGCGTTGCCGCACCGTTCGCCGACGCCGTTGAACGTGCCCTGAACCTGGCGCGCGCCGGCCTGCACGGCCGCGAGCGAATTGGCGACGCCGAGCTCGCAGTCGTTATGCGCGTGAATGCCGATCGGCGTCTTCATACGCGAGACGACGTCCTCGACGATCGCGGCGATTTCGCCGGGCAGCGACCCCCCGTTCGTGTCGCACAGCACGATCCAGTCGGCGCCCGCCGCTTCCGCCTTCGCGATCGTCGCGAGCGCGTATTCGCGGTTGTTCTTGTACCCGTCGAAGAAATGCTCGGCGTCGTAAATGACCTCGAGCCCTTGCGATTTCAAGTAACGGACGGAGTCGTAGATCATCGCTTCGTTCTCTTCGAGCGTCGTCTGCAGCGCCGTCGTCACTTGGAAGTCCCACGACTTGCCGAAAATCGTCGCGACTTTGACCCCCGAGTCGAGGATCGCCTGCAAGTTCGCGTCGTCCTCGGGACGGACGCCTTTGCGGCGGGTGCTGCCGAACGCCGTAATTTTCGCGTGCTTCAGCGGCAGCGATTGCGCCCGTTTGAAAAATTCGATGTCTTTCCCGTTGCTTCCCGGCCATCCGCCTTCAATATAATGAATGCCGAAGTCATCCAACTTGACGGCAATCTTTAATTTGTCCTCTACGGTTAAGCTTACTCCTTCGCCTTGCGTCCCATCGCGTAACGTCGTGTCGAAGATCGTCACTTGTTGCGGCATTCCGGCGTTCCTCCCTTGCTTTCTGGCTTACGAAGATGTGCGCATTTCGGATATTATAGCACGGTTTGGCAGAGTGCGGCACGTTTTTCTTATGCGCGCCGCAGCCTTGACCGCCATTCCCCCCGATTGTAAGCTGAAAGCAGCAAGGACGAATAGGGATGATACGTATGGCTCACGAGGAAGCTTACCCGAAAAACGGGAGAGTCGTATTGCATATCGATATGAACGCCTTCTATTGCTCCGTGCACGAGGCGGCGGAGCCGGAGCTGTACCGCGGCAAGGCGCTCGCGGTCGCCGGCAGCGTCGAGGCGCGCAAAGGCATCGTCGTCACCTCCTCGTATCCGGCGCGCGCGAAGGGGGTCCGCACGGGCATGACGGTGCGCGAGGCGCTGCGGCTGTGTCCGGGGCTCATCCTGCTGAAGCCGGATTTCGATCTGTACCGCAGCTATTCGCTCGCGTTCCTGCGCATCGTCGGCGACGTATCGCCGCTCGTCGAGGCGGTGTCGATCGACGAATGCTACGTCGATATTACCGGCTCGAAGCAGTTCGGCACGCCGGTCGAGATCGCGGAGGAGCTGCAGCGGCGCATCCGCGAGGAGCTCGGACTGCCGTGCTCGATCGGCGTCGCGCCGAACAAGCTGCTCGCGAAGACGGCATCGGACATGAAGAAGCCAAACGGGCTTACGGTGCTGCGGCTGCGGGACGTTCCGACGGCGCTGTGGCCGCGGCCGTGCGTGGAGCTGTACGGCATCGGAGCGAAGACGGCCGCGAAGCTCGAGCGGCTCGGCATCCGGACGCTGGGGGCGCTCGCCGAGGCCGACGAAGCGTTCCTCGTCGCTCATTTCGGCGCGAATGGGCGGTGGCTGAAGCGGGCGGCGAACGGGCGCGACGACGCGCCGGTGACGGCGGAGCGGGAGCAGGCGAAGTCGGTCGGGCATACGGTCACGCTGCCGGAGGACGTGACGGAGCCGGCGGAGGCGAAGCGCGTGCTGCTCAATTTGGCCGATCAGGTGACGCGCCGGCTGCGGCGCAAATCGCTCATCGCCGCCACCGTGCAAATTACGATTCGGCGGCCGGACATGCGGACGATCACCCGGGCGGTGACGCTGCCCGCGCCGACCGACGAAGCGGCCGTCGTTCACAAGGCGGCTTGCGCGCTGTACGACAAACATTGGCCGGACCGCTCGCCGATCCGGCTGCTCGGCGTCGCGTGCCAAAATTTGCGCGAGAGGCGCGAGGTGCCGCTGCAGCTCGATTTGTTCGAATACGAGGTGCAGCCGAAGCGGGCGGAGCTGACGAGCGTGATGGACCGAATCCGGGACAAATTCGGCGAGAACGCGATCCTGACGGCCGGCATGTTAGGCGACGACCCGTCGGCCCGCATCCGGAACAAGAAGGAGCGGGGCACGTCGCTGCAGATGGACCACTTGGACGGCGGAAGCGACTGACGCCGGGCGCCGATTCGGCCTCCTACGGGCGTCGGGAATGCCCGGGGGCGGGCCGGATCGGCCCCCGAGCGGCTTCGATCGCTCCCCGGCCTTGCCGCGCAAGCGTCCCGGGGAATTCGAACCGCGGAATATCGTTTGAATTTTAATCGTCGTTGTATTATGATGACTATTGAGGTTTCAACCAAGGGACGAGAATAGGGAGGAATTATTCATGGCAAAGTACACGTGGGTAGATAAAGATACCTGCATCGCTTGCGGCGCTTGCGGTGCGACTGCCCCGGATATCTACGATTACGACGACGAGGGTCTTGCCGAAGTCATTTACGACGGCGACAACAACCGCGGCGTCACGGAAATTCCGGAAGACCTCTACGACGATCTGCAAGACGCTTCCGACGGCTGCCCGACGGATTCGATCAAGGTCGCGGACGAGCCTTTCAACAACTAAAACGAACGACGTGGGTCGACCGGCCTACGAATTAGGAACCTTCCTTTGCTGGCAAGCAAAGGAAGGTTCTTTTTATTCATATTTTCATTGCGGACTCGTCTTTCAGGACGTAAAATGAGAATGGGCGTTTCCATATCTTAACGCCGATGGGTGGGAGGAACAAACGTGAAAATGGCAAAACGTTGGACGATGTACGCAATTATTTTTACCATGTTGTTCAGCATGTTCGGGGGGACGGCGTTCGGCGCATCGACCCGTTTCGCCTTGGTTACGGAGGTTGCCGGCACGGTCAAAGTGACGAAAGCCGGAGGCACCAAAGAAATGCGCGCCTTCACGGGCATGGGTCTGAACGAAGGCGACAAAGTGAAGGTCGAGAAAGGCAGCAGCCTCACCCTGAAAGTGGCGGATACCGAGGACGAGGTCGTGCTCGGGGAAAATTGGAACGGAACGCTCTCGAAGCTTAAAGCGAACGCGGGCGGCGGCACCGAAACCGCTCTGAAAACATGGACGGGCTCCATGTACAATAAAGTCGAGAAAATGGCGGGTTCCAGCACTGCTTATCGCGTCGAAACGCCGACCGCGGTGATGGGCGTGCGGGGGACGCACTTTATCCTTACCATCGACCCGATCACCGGCCTGCCGACCTTGATCGTCGCCGCGGGCCGAGTGGCGGCGGCGCCGACGGACGGACGGGAACCGACGTTGGTGCTGCCGGCGCAGCAAGTCGTCGTTTATCCGGAAGTCGATACGGACGCCGGGATCGGCTTCATCGATCCGAGCGCATTCGTCAAGAATGCCGACGACGAAGTCATCGCGAAGATGTTGTTGAACAAACAGCAGATCGACGAGGAAAACCGCGAGCTCCTCGGCACGCTCTCCCAAACCGGAGATCTCGGGGAATCCACGTTGAATTTGTCGGAACAAGAAACGCTCGATCGGTACAGGCAGAACGTTGATAATGCGCTCTATGCGGTCCTGCGAAGCAGTATGGAATCCGGCGTGATCAACGAGGAAGAAGCCGCCAGGATCGTGGAAACGGCGAACCAATTGATCCAGGATTCGCAGCGGCAATACGACTTGAACAATCCGGCGCCGGTCATCGACCGCACCGCGGGGGTAAGCCCAGCGGAAGAGGAACGGCGCCGGCAGGCGCTGCAGCAAGCGCAGCAGCAGGCTCAGCAGAAGCAGCAGCAGAAGCAGGAGACCCAGCAGCAAATTCAACAGCAAGCCCCTGCGGTCATTCAGCAAGTCCAAGCGAAACAACAGCAGCAAGTGCAGCAAAATCAGCAAGCCGCCGAAACCCGGACGCAGGAAGCGATCAACCGGTACCTGCAGACGCTTGCCCCGGATCAGCAGCAACAAGTGCAGCAGCGAGTGCAGCAGCGTCAAAATGAGCAAATCCAGCAGGAGCAAAAACGCGACACGACGACACAGCAGCCGACGACCGGCGCGGGAACCGGCGGCGGAGCCGCGGAGCGCCTTGCGACCACGACGACGGTGACGTCGACGAAATCGACGATCAAGCGGGGCGAAGCGGTCGTTCTGCGGGCGTCGGTGGCCGTCACCGGCGGTTCGCCGGTGACGACGGGCACGGTAACGTTCCGCCGCGGCACGACGACGATCGGCACCGCGGCGTTGAACGCATCCGGCGTGGCGCAGCTCGATGTGACGAACGCGCTCAGCCGGCAGCATTTGGCGATCGGCAGCAATGCAATCAGCGCGATTTACGCGGGATCCGATACGCTGCAGTCGAGCACGTCGTTCTCGATCGCGGTGAACGTCGAGAAGGCGGCGACGACGGTCGCGCTGAACGGGCCGACGGAGTCGACGATCGACAACCCGCTTCGCTTCTCCGCGCAGGTTTCCGTCCAATCGCCGGGAAGCGGCGCGCCGAACGGTACGGTGCAGCTGTACGAAGGAACGACGCTGCTCCAAACGAAGACCGTGGGATCGAACGGCGCCGTAGAATTCGACGAATTCAAATCGACGGGGCCGGCCGGAACGAAAACATACCGAGCGGTATACTCCGGCAGCGACGAGTATACGGGATCGGAAGATTCCAAATCCCACACGGTTAAGAACGCGGATCCGGGCACGCCGAAGGTCACCATCGCGAAATCGGCATCCGGCGCGGGAACGTTCACGCTGCAGGTGAAGCTCGACAATTTCACGGCTAAGCGGATTTACGGCATGCAGCTGCACTTCCTGAGCGATCAGAACGTCATGTATCAAGCGCCGGGCGCGGGGGCGAACGGTACATATTATGAAGAAACGATCTTCCAACAGCCGAACTATACGGCGGAGATGATTAAGAAGCAGGACGGCACCGTAAGCGGCGCGCCGAAGCGCGAGACGATTTACGCGCTGTCGCTGTTCGGCTCGGCGAGCGCGGTTTCCGCGGACGGCGACGCCGCGGCCGTCACGATCCCGTTCGCGTACACGGGAACCGGCGAGATCAGCCTCGTCTATGCGCAGTTCGTAGACGAGAACGGCGAAACGATCGCGGTTGCGGATTACAATTAATTCACTAGAACCCGACAAAGGAGTTCCTATGAAAACTTTACGAACGATTGGCATCGGCGGCTTGGCGGCAGCGCTCTTGTTCGGGGGAGCCGCTTCCGCAAGCGCGGCCATCTACTCGCCTGAAGGCCGCCCCTTGATCGAGACGTCCGACCTTGCCGGCTCCGGCGAATACGACGAATGGAACGGCGCAGCCGCGGAAGCGTCGTTCCGTCACCCGGCATCCGTAGCGGTCCTGAGCGACGGAACGGTGCTCGTCGCCGATACGGGCAACCATCGCATCCGGAAAATCGCAGGCGGCGAAGTGTCCGTCTTCGCCGGGACGGAAGTGTCCGTCCTGTTCGACGACGCCGGCCTGCCGACCGGCGCGCTGGAGGACGGCAGCAGCGAGCTCAGCTTCTTCTGGAGTCCGTCCGGGCTGGACGTCGACGCGAGGGGCAACGTATACGTCGCGGACAAGGACAACCACGCGATCCGCAAAATCGCGCGGGACGGTACCGTCTCGACGATCGCCGGCAACGGCGTCTTCGGCTTCCAAGACGGCTCCGGCGCGGAAGCGGCGTTCTACGCGCCTTCCGACGTGGCGGTCGCGAAGGACGGCACCGTGTACATAGCGGACACGCTGAACCACGTGATCCGCAAAATCGCTCCGAACGGCGCGGTCACAACGTTGACCAAAGCGTCCGATCGCGTCGTCCAGCCGATCGAAGGCCTCATCGAGGATAGCGGCGATTTCGCGGACGGTCCGATCGGGGAAGCGCTTTTCAACGAGCCGTCCGGACTCGCTCTGGACGCCAAGGGCAATTTGTTCGTCAGCGACACCGGCAACCAGCGCATCCGCTATATCGATTTCGCGGCGGGCACGGTGACGACGGTGGCGGGCGGCGGCGCGTACGAGGATAACGCGTTGTACGCGGAAGGGTTTTACGTGGACGGCCCGGCCGCGGAGGCTCGCTTCTTCAGCCCGAAGGGGCTGGCGGTCGACGCGGAGGGCGGTTTGTATATCGCAGACAGCTTGAACCACAGCATCCGATACTTGAAGGACGGCAATGTCGTGACGGTCGTCGGCAATGCGGCGGGCGATTACGGCAAAGCGAACGGCGTCGACGAACGGGCGCAGCTCGATCGTCCGACCGATGTCGCAATCGCTGCGGACGGCAGCTTGATCGTCGCCGACACGCTGAACGGCAAAATTCGCAAAGTAGAATTCTACGCGTTGCCGGCCGGTTGGACGAACAGCGGCTCGATTCGCGTGCTGTATAATAATGACGAGATTTCGTTCGACGCGCGTCCGGAAATTCGTTCGAACCGGACGATGGTGCCGGTTCGCGCGATCGCCGAAGCGATGGGCTATGACGTCGAGTTTCAGGGCAACGACATCGTGCTGTCGGGGCCTTCCGGCGACATCAAGCTGACGCTTGGCATACAGGAAGTGTCGAAGACGGCGAACGGCGCGACGGAGACGACGTCGATCGATGCCGCGCCGTACGTGTCGGGAAGTCGAACCTATGTGCCGATTCGCTTCTTCGCGGAGCAAATCGGCGTGGACGTCGATTGGCACGGCCCGACGACGACCGTCATCCTGCGCGACTAACGCTGCGCAGCAACAACGAAGGACCGCCCTCTCCACCGCGCGTGGGGGCGGTCCTTCGCCGTTTCTAGCATGATCTGCAAAATGAAAAGGGGCAGCCGCATGAGTTCGGCCAGCCCCTTCGATATGATTGCATTTCGGAACGCATTAATTGTTGACGAATACGACCAAGGCGATCAGCGCGATCACCACAACGCCGAGCGAAATGCCTACGATTTTGAGCGCCTTCGGATTGCCATCGTCCTTCTGCGGCTTCCGCAGCGGCTGATGCGTTTTGAATTTAGCCATATGCCGTCTCCCCTTCGAATCATGAGAACTCCATCACACTTAATTCCATTGTAATCGGTTTCCTGGGCCT
This window harbors:
- a CDS encoding MFS transporter; the encoded protein is MEKAKSRKLNISFESQIAEHDDEQAKPKQRGAGGDKGGPQTKGKLWEFIAIASIPLVLVLGNSMLVPILPDMQRELHVSDFKSSLVITLFSVTAGVFIPVVGYLSDRLGRKAIIIPSLIVYGAAGVLAGFGAVWGSYNVVIWARALQGLGAAGTAPIAMALVGDLYNGATESKALGLTEASNGFGKVVSPILGAALALIVWYAAFFAFPLFCVLSLLAVIFLIKEPKEKSNAKQPIGEYLHSLARIFKGKGRWLVTSFFAGSLGLFTLFGILFYLSEILEEKPYNLDGVVKGLVLAIPLAGLVITSYTTGSVIKKNGTLMRWLMNIGLALSTVSLGLTLVWNKEHLVLFMTLITLSSVGTGLLLPCLNTMITGSVDKSQRGMITSIYNSLRFLGVAAGPPLIGFLMEKNENIVFIMLSALAAIALALIFFLVRPEPNIARKPQKA
- a CDS encoding TlpA family protein disulfide reductase — protein: MKRTLFALALVFALAGIAVIQQFAWAETTALPTEEAPEIGFLAPKFELETLAGDKLGIARGELEKPVIVNFWASWCDPCRMEAPILSDLYLKYKDQVEIYGVNGTMYDDMASVEAFVKQYKYEFPILLDRDNEVYKSYRVLGYPTSYFIDRNGVVRDVIIGLPGHEEFESRVKRLIEG
- the cimA gene encoding citramalate synthase; the encoded protein is MPQQVTIFDTTLRDGTQGEGVSLTVEDKLKIAVKLDDFGIHYIEGGWPGSNGKDIEFFKRAQSLPLKHAKITAFGSTRRKGVRPEDDANLQAILDSGVKVATIFGKSWDFQVTTALQTTLEENEAMIYDSVRYLKSQGLEVIYDAEHFFDGYKNNREYALATIAKAEAAGADWIVLCDTNGGSLPGEIAAIVEDVVSRMKTPIGIHAHNDCELGVANSLAAVQAGARQVQGTFNGVGERCGNANLVSVIPNLQLKLGYRVISEEQLSTLTNTARYVSEIANVSMPVNQPYVGSAAFAHKGGIHVSAVLRHSKTYEHIQPELVGNRQRVLVSELAGQSNLVFKAQELNLDFNLENESTKRLIQTIKDLEHKGYQFEGADASLELLIRKAFDKEEHVFSIESFKLLVEKIGDNPVASEAILKVKVHGETVYTAAEGNGPVNALDNALRKALEGFYPDIRNIHLTDYKVRVINDRDATAAKVRVLIESSDFDATWSTVGVSENVIEASWEAILDSIRYALIGRPAVIENREERSERIGIVNH
- a CDS encoding DNA polymerase IV; protein product: MAHEEAYPKNGRVVLHIDMNAFYCSVHEAAEPELYRGKALAVAGSVEARKGIVVTSSYPARAKGVRTGMTVREALRLCPGLILLKPDFDLYRSYSLAFLRIVGDVSPLVEAVSIDECYVDITGSKQFGTPVEIAEELQRRIREELGLPCSIGVAPNKLLAKTASDMKKPNGLTVLRLRDVPTALWPRPCVELYGIGAKTAAKLERLGIRTLGALAEADEAFLVAHFGANGRWLKRAANGRDDAPVTAEREQAKSVGHTVTLPEDVTEPAEAKRVLLNLADQVTRRLRRKSLIAATVQITIRRPDMRTITRAVTLPAPTDEAAVVHKAACALYDKHWPDRSPIRLLGVACQNLRERREVPLQLDLFEYEVQPKRAELTSVMDRIRDKFGENAILTAGMLGDDPSARIRNKKERGTSLQMDHLDGGSD
- a CDS encoding ferredoxin; translated protein: MAKYTWVDKDTCIACGACGATAPDIYDYDDEGLAEVIYDGDNNRGVTEIPEDLYDDLQDASDGCPTDSIKVADEPFNN
- a CDS encoding Ig-like domain repeat protein, whose product is MAKRWTMYAIIFTMLFSMFGGTAFGASTRFALVTEVAGTVKVTKAGGTKEMRAFTGMGLNEGDKVKVEKGSSLTLKVADTEDEVVLGENWNGTLSKLKANAGGGTETALKTWTGSMYNKVEKMAGSSTAYRVETPTAVMGVRGTHFILTIDPITGLPTLIVAAGRVAAAPTDGREPTLVLPAQQVVVYPEVDTDAGIGFIDPSAFVKNADDEVIAKMLLNKQQIDEENRELLGTLSQTGDLGESTLNLSEQETLDRYRQNVDNALYAVLRSSMESGVINEEEAARIVETANQLIQDSQRQYDLNNPAPVIDRTAGVSPAEEERRRQALQQAQQQAQQKQQQKQETQQQIQQQAPAVIQQVQAKQQQQVQQNQQAAETRTQEAINRYLQTLAPDQQQQVQQRVQQRQNEQIQQEQKRDTTTQQPTTGAGTGGGAAERLATTTTVTSTKSTIKRGEAVVLRASVAVTGGSPVTTGTVTFRRGTTTIGTAALNASGVAQLDVTNALSRQHLAIGSNAISAIYAGSDTLQSSTSFSIAVNVEKAATTVALNGPTESTIDNPLRFSAQVSVQSPGSGAPNGTVQLYEGTTLLQTKTVGSNGAVEFDEFKSTGPAGTKTYRAVYSGSDEYTGSEDSKSHTVKNADPGTPKVTIAKSASGAGTFTLQVKLDNFTAKRIYGMQLHFLSDQNVMYQAPGAGANGTYYEETIFQQPNYTAEMIKKQDGTVSGAPKRETIYALSLFGSASAVSADGDAAAVTIPFAYTGTGEISLVYAQFVDENGETIAVADYN
- a CDS encoding stalk domain-containing protein, whose amino-acid sequence is MKTLRTIGIGGLAAALLFGGAASASAAIYSPEGRPLIETSDLAGSGEYDEWNGAAAEASFRHPASVAVLSDGTVLVADTGNHRIRKIAGGEVSVFAGTEVSVLFDDAGLPTGALEDGSSELSFFWSPSGLDVDARGNVYVADKDNHAIRKIARDGTVSTIAGNGVFGFQDGSGAEAAFYAPSDVAVAKDGTVYIADTLNHVIRKIAPNGAVTTLTKASDRVVQPIEGLIEDSGDFADGPIGEALFNEPSGLALDAKGNLFVSDTGNQRIRYIDFAAGTVTTVAGGGAYEDNALYAEGFYVDGPAAEARFFSPKGLAVDAEGGLYIADSLNHSIRYLKDGNVVTVVGNAAGDYGKANGVDERAQLDRPTDVAIAADGSLIVADTLNGKIRKVEFYALPAGWTNSGSIRVLYNNDEISFDARPEIRSNRTMVPVRAIAEAMGYDVEFQGNDIVLSGPSGDIKLTLGIQEVSKTANGATETTSIDAAPYVSGSRTYVPIRFFAEQIGVDVDWHGPTTTVILRD